One window of Leptotrichia sp. oral taxon 498 genomic DNA carries:
- a CDS encoding diacylglycerol kinase → MDIRKEREHDRRLVESFNYAIEGLMSALQNEKHMKFHTLSAILIVILAILTNASKVEILLVSISVAFVIITELINTAVEALVDLISPERHPLAKLAKDVAAGAVLVAAINAVCVGYLLFYDKLLDIFDTQNRLHIIAGRKGNISILILILVSILVIVIKSFYNKGTPLEGGMPSGHSAIAFATFGILIFMISDVRVLILVLFMAGLVAQSRVKAGIHSIKEVVAGGILGFLVAFAIMFIMIKFGILYN, encoded by the coding sequence TTGGATATAAGAAAAGAGAGGGAGCACGACAGACGCCTTGTTGAGAGCTTTAATTATGCGATAGAAGGACTGATGTCAGCACTACAAAATGAAAAACATATGAAGTTTCATACACTTTCCGCAATTTTAATAGTAATTCTTGCAATTTTGACAAATGCGAGTAAAGTTGAAATTTTGCTAGTTTCAATATCCGTTGCTTTTGTAATTATTACAGAACTTATAAATACTGCGGTTGAAGCACTTGTAGATTTAATTTCTCCAGAGCGCCATCCACTTGCAAAATTAGCCAAGGATGTTGCTGCAGGAGCGGTTTTAGTTGCGGCAATAAATGCGGTCTGTGTTGGATATTTGCTGTTTTATGATAAACTACTTGATATTTTCGATACTCAGAATAGATTGCACATAATTGCTGGAAGAAAGGGAAATATTTCGATTTTAATTTTAATTTTGGTTTCGATTCTTGTGATAGTCATAAAGTCGTTTTATAATAAAGGGACTCCGCTTGAAGGTGGAATGCCAAGTGGACATAGTGCAATAGCTTTTGCAACTTTTGGAATTTTAATTTTTATGATAAGCGATGTGAGAGTTTTAATTTTGGTGCTATTTATGGCGGGACTTGTCGCTCAAAGCCGTGTAAAAGCTGGAATTCATAGCATAAAGGAAGTTGTCGCAGGTGGAATACTGGGATTTTTAGTCGCATTTGCAATAATGTTTATTATGATAAAATTTGGAATTTTATATAATTAA
- a CDS encoding pyridoxal-phosphate-dependent aminotransferase family protein, producing MSSKLLLTPGPTNIPERYLEIFGKDIIHHRTPEFRKYMKENNEYLKKIFKTKNDVAVITSSGTGVMEAAVVNFFSKGDKVLAINTGYFGDRFRKIGEIYGLDVINLQYEFGESYELSDVKKVISENPDLKGILMTHSETSVGILNDVKAVGDLTKNTDIILAVDTISGLVVNDFDFDGWGVDVAIAGSQKAFLIPPGLAFVAISDKAEKAMEKSDLPKYYFDLKQYKKYFDDNNETPYTPAIALVLALNASLKDLVNKGIENIISEKRNLRKYIEEKAQKLGFKLLVKTEENRTNTLISIYREGIVIKSIISALEEKGYTVTGGKGKYAQSLMRIGILGEISKEQIDDFFVIFEEEVKKQLGK from the coding sequence ATGAGTTCAAAATTATTATTGACACCAGGACCTACAAATATACCTGAAAGATATTTAGAAATTTTTGGAAAAGATATTATTCATCATAGAACGCCTGAGTTCAGAAAATATATGAAAGAAAATAACGAATATTTGAAAAAAATTTTTAAAACAAAAAATGATGTGGCAGTTATAACTTCGTCAGGAACTGGAGTTATGGAAGCAGCAGTTGTAAACTTTTTCTCAAAAGGAGACAAAGTTTTGGCAATTAATACTGGATATTTTGGAGATAGATTTAGAAAAATTGGAGAAATTTATGGGCTTGATGTAATAAATTTACAATATGAGTTTGGAGAAAGCTATGAATTATCTGATGTAAAAAAAGTTATTTCAGAAAATCCAGATTTAAAAGGAATTCTGATGACTCACAGCGAAACTTCAGTTGGAATTTTAAACGATGTAAAAGCAGTTGGAGATTTAACTAAAAATACTGATATTATTTTGGCAGTTGACACAATTAGTGGACTTGTGGTAAATGACTTTGATTTTGATGGTTGGGGAGTTGATGTTGCAATAGCGGGAAGCCAAAAAGCCTTTTTAATACCACCAGGATTGGCGTTTGTTGCAATTAGTGACAAAGCTGAAAAAGCGATGGAAAAATCTGATTTACCAAAATATTATTTTGATTTGAAACAATATAAAAAATATTTTGACGATAACAACGAAACTCCATATACTCCAGCAATTGCTTTAGTTTTGGCACTTAATGCGTCACTAAAAGATTTGGTAAATAAAGGAATTGAAAATATTATTTCTGAAAAACGAAATTTGAGAAAATATATTGAAGAAAAAGCACAAAAATTAGGATTTAAATTACTTGTAAAAACTGAAGAAAATAGAACAAATACGCTTATTTCAATTTACAGGGAAGGTATTGTCATAAAATCAATAATTTCAGCTCTAGAAGAAAAAGGATACACAGTTACAGGTGGAAAAGGAAAATATGCACAAAGCCTTATGAGAATTGGAATTTTGGGAGAAATTTCAAAAGAACAAATTGATGACTTTTTTGTAATTTTTGAAGAAGAAGTGAAAAAACAGCTGGGAAAATAG
- the ybeY gene encoding rRNA maturation RNase YbeY translates to MLDVDISYDIPKIDDFFDEDKIKEFVNYILKDEKKEEYDENEYYLSILVTTNEEIRKINFEYRNKDMPTDVISFAYNETENFGEINMLGDIVISIDRVKEQSSEYGHSDKREFYYVLCHGMLHLLGYDHIDPDDKVVMRKREEEILAAFNYERD, encoded by the coding sequence ATGTTAGATGTAGATATAAGTTATGATATACCAAAAATAGATGATTTCTTTGATGAAGATAAAATAAAGGAATTTGTAAACTATATTTTAAAAGATGAAAAAAAGGAAGAATACGATGAAAATGAATATTATTTATCCATCTTGGTTACAACAAATGAAGAAATACGGAAAATTAATTTTGAATACAGAAACAAAGATATGCCGACAGATGTGATTTCTTTTGCGTATAACGAAACAGAAAATTTTGGAGAAATAAATATGCTGGGAGATATTGTTATCTCAATTGATAGGGTAAAAGAGCAGTCAAGTGAGTATGGACACTCTGACAAAAGGGAATTTTATTATGTTTTGTGTCACGGGATGTTACATTTACTGGGATATGACCACATCGACCCAGATGATAAAGTTGTTATGAGAAAAAGAGAAGAAGAAATTTTGGCTGCATTCAATTATGAAAGAGATTAA
- a CDS encoding HD family phosphohydrolase, which yields MRIKILSREFIFEIKKAKRKKKEKKSHFEKRFLGFVVLFFCFGFFIEYSKLKVDYKVGSVANSDIIAPKDVIYLTDLVDDILQDRILQTTTPEFDRIPGMNKQTLISINKFFREINLLKTSSDEEIQSYIYRNNYNFTPEDIRNLIKRNEDVEYTGNLADYISKIYSAGILKKEDLEKIVRKKDLEIDYLDMKLLENFVKPNLRINDKETEKKVADSIDFLRNREIKIYKGDIIVRKGEVIDANTYLKLKKLNLVRTEDKIKKVIGLTCTFIIAVSLLYYVLKKNSRNVVESNVYFAICITLIILNLIYVYTFNKFPLIVYLIPFSTLPIIATILGDRMFAAIITFMDMIILSREEFWLFIMIAMTLAAIYKADKLTNRSDIIKISLFLGIFQSIITFSYGMVNQMEITLIGVLIIESVGSGILTGVLTVGLLPYFENTFDILTDMKLLELSDFSHTLLKQLLLKASGTFHHSIMVGALAESAAESIGANATFARIASYYHDIGKMKRPEFFVENQSGGLNPHNKIKPSLSALILTSHTKDGYIMGKENKLPKEVLNVILEHHGTTLTQYFYYKALESGEEVIESNFRYSGPKPSTKESGIILLADTVEAATRTLENKSKESIERFIRYLVKTKIEDNQLSDANLTLGEIEKIIQSFVITLKGVYHERIKYPKMDEKIKK from the coding sequence ATGAGAATAAAAATTTTGAGTCGGGAATTTATATTTGAAATAAAAAAGGCAAAAAGGAAAAAAAAGGAAAAAAAAAGTCACTTTGAAAAAAGATTTTTGGGATTTGTAGTACTCTTTTTCTGTTTTGGTTTTTTTATAGAATATTCAAAATTAAAAGTTGACTATAAAGTTGGAAGTGTGGCAAATTCTGACATCATTGCACCAAAAGATGTAATTTACTTGACAGATTTGGTTGACGATATACTTCAAGACAGGATACTTCAGACAACGACACCTGAATTTGACAGAATTCCAGGAATGAATAAGCAAACTTTAATTAGCATAAATAAGTTTTTTAGGGAAATTAATCTTTTGAAAACTTCTTCAGATGAGGAAATACAGAGTTATATTTACAGAAATAATTATAATTTTACTCCTGAAGATATAAGAAATTTAATAAAAAGAAATGAAGATGTCGAATATACTGGAAATCTTGCCGATTATATTTCAAAAATTTATAGCGCAGGGATATTAAAAAAAGAAGATTTAGAAAAGATTGTGAGAAAAAAAGATCTAGAAATAGATTATTTGGATATGAAATTACTCGAAAATTTTGTGAAGCCAAATTTAAGAATTAACGACAAAGAAACTGAAAAAAAAGTGGCGGATAGCATTGATTTTTTACGGAACAGGGAAATTAAAATTTATAAAGGGGATATTATTGTAAGAAAAGGTGAAGTTATAGATGCCAATACTTATTTGAAATTAAAAAAATTAAATCTTGTTAGGACGGAAGATAAAATAAAAAAAGTGATTGGTTTAACTTGTACTTTTATCATTGCAGTAAGTTTACTTTATTATGTCTTGAAAAAAAATTCTAGAAATGTGGTTGAATCAAATGTATATTTTGCGATTTGTATAACACTTATTATATTGAATTTGATATATGTTTACACATTTAATAAATTTCCGCTTATCGTGTATTTAATTCCGTTTTCAACTTTACCAATTATAGCGACAATTTTAGGGGATAGAATGTTTGCGGCAATAATTACATTTATGGATATGATAATATTATCAAGAGAAGAATTTTGGCTATTTATAATGATAGCGATGACTCTTGCCGCAATTTATAAAGCTGATAAATTGACAAATAGAAGTGATATAATAAAAATCAGTTTATTTTTAGGAATTTTTCAGTCAATAATCACATTTAGTTATGGAATGGTCAATCAGATGGAAATAACGCTTATAGGAGTTTTAATCATTGAATCTGTTGGCTCTGGAATTTTAACTGGAGTTTTAACCGTGGGGCTTCTTCCGTATTTTGAAAATACATTTGATATTCTGACTGATATGAAATTATTAGAATTGAGTGATTTTTCACACACTTTGCTAAAACAGTTGCTGCTTAAAGCTTCTGGGACATTCCATCACAGCATAATGGTTGGAGCTCTTGCAGAAAGCGCGGCGGAATCAATAGGAGCAAATGCCACATTTGCGAGAATAGCTTCATATTATCACGATATAGGAAAGATGAAAAGGCCGGAGTTTTTTGTGGAAAATCAAAGTGGTGGCTTAAATCCGCACAACAAGATAAAGCCGTCACTAAGTGCATTAATATTGACTTCTCACACAAAAGATGGATATATAATGGGAAAAGAGAATAAACTTCCAAAAGAAGTATTAAATGTGATATTGGAGCATCACGGCACAACTTTAACTCAATATTTTTATTATAAGGCGCTGGAAAGTGGAGAAGAAGTTATTGAGAGCAATTTCAGATACAGCGGACCAAAGCCATCAACAAAGGAATCAGGAATCATACTTTTGGCGGATACTGTGGAAGCGGCAACCCGAACGCTTGAAAATAAAAGCAAGGAAAGTATCGAGCGGTTTATCAGATATTTGGTAAAAACTAAAATTGAAGATAATCAGCTGTCAGACGCAAATCTTACATTGGGAGAAATTGAAAAAATAATACAGTCTTTTGTCATAACATTAAAAGGTGTGTATCACGAAAGAATTAAATATCCAAAAATGGATGAAAAAATCAAAAAATAA
- a CDS encoding bifunctional folylpolyglutamate synthase/dihydrofolate synthase, translated as MKIEKILEEIFSLRNKSRRENIDDLKKVYKLLGEPCKNRKVIHIAGTNGKGSTSAFLENIFFYSGYNVGKFTSPHILKYNERIVSNKKMISDEKIQKYYEVVKKILSELKLKINFFEITTFVALLFFEEENLEFIILETGLGGRLDATNVVNSVISVITNVSFDHTAILGNTLKEIAFEKAGIIKNGEICIFSQNLAELENEINKKTKKSINVLKKYKNIDIELDKKNFTTTIKFEDDKKIKKFELPLFGKFQGNNFLLSYEIAKRFGISDKDIQNGINHLKLFGRFEIFSKNPFVILDVAHNEDSMKVLFENLSFLYKKNEVIFITSMLKTKDFVPIFEKIQEFSDKIFITSLKDVTYGMSSHEIKKEIEKFENKEKFFEKIVFEDDILAAYKKAKKLEKYKAIVICGSFYEIAKFKKLFENKN; from the coding sequence ATGAAAATAGAAAAAATTTTAGAAGAAATTTTTAGCTTGAGAAATAAAAGTCGCAGAGAAAATATTGATGATTTGAAAAAAGTTTATAAACTTTTGGGAGAACCGTGTAAAAATAGGAAAGTAATTCACATTGCTGGAACAAATGGAAAAGGCTCAACTAGCGCTTTTTTAGAAAATATATTTTTTTATTCGGGGTACAATGTGGGGAAATTTACTTCGCCACACATTTTGAAATATAACGAGAGAATTGTTTCAAATAAAAAGATGATTTCCGATGAAAAAATACAAAAATATTATGAAGTTGTAAAAAAAATATTGAGCGAATTAAAATTAAAAATTAATTTTTTTGAAATCACAACTTTTGTTGCACTTCTATTTTTTGAAGAAGAAAATCTGGAATTTATAATTTTAGAAACTGGATTAGGTGGCAGACTTGATGCGACAAATGTTGTAAATTCAGTAATCTCAGTAATAACAAATGTGAGTTTTGACCATACGGCAATACTTGGAAACACGCTGAAGGAAATTGCTTTTGAAAAGGCTGGGATTATAAAAAATGGAGAGATTTGCATTTTTTCACAAAATTTAGCTGAACTTGAGAACGAAATAAATAAAAAAACTAAAAAATCTATTAATGTTTTGAAAAAATATAAAAATATTGATATTGAACTTGATAAAAAAAATTTTACAACAACTATAAAATTTGAAGATGATAAAAAGATTAAAAAGTTTGAATTGCCACTTTTTGGGAAATTTCAAGGAAATAATTTTTTGCTCTCTTATGAAATTGCAAAACGATTTGGAATTTCTGACAAAGATATTCAAAATGGAATTAATCATTTAAAATTGTTTGGAAGATTTGAAATTTTTTCAAAAAATCCGTTTGTAATTTTGGATGTGGCGCACAACGAAGATTCTATGAAAGTTTTGTTTGAAAATTTGTCTTTTTTATATAAAAAAAATGAAGTGATTTTTATAACTTCGATGTTAAAGACAAAAGATTTTGTGCCAATTTTTGAGAAGATCCAAGAGTTTTCGGACAAAATTTTTATAACTTCGCTAAAAGATGTAACTTACGGAATGTCTTCTCACGAAATAAAAAAAGAAATCGAAAAGTTTGAAAATAAAGAGAAATTTTTTGAAAAAATTGTTTTTGAAGACGATATTTTAGCTGCTTATAAAAAGGCAAAAAAATTGGAAAAATATAAAGCAATTGTTATTTGTGGCTCATTTTATGAAATTGCAAAATTTAAAAAATTGTTTGAAAATAAAAATTAA
- the kdsA gene encoding 3-deoxy-8-phosphooctulonate synthase produces the protein MLIDKVKEVKITDKITVGNGKIFLIAGPCVIESEDLVMEVAKKMKEITDKLGINYIFKASFDKANRSSISSFRGPGIDKGLEILARVKEKYGVALATDIHESWQCEKAKEVIDLLQIPAFLCRQTDLLVAAAETGKAVNIKKGQFLAPWDMKNVVNKFCEVGNENIMLCERGATFGYNNLVVDMRGLLEMRKFGFPVVFDATHSVQIPGGKGDSTGGNREYVYPLARAAVSVGVDGIFAEVHPDPDKGLSDGPNMLKLENVEEILTNLLKYDKLTKEL, from the coding sequence ATGTTGATAGATAAAGTGAAAGAAGTGAAAATTACGGATAAAATAACAGTTGGTAATGGAAAAATATTTCTTATTGCAGGACCTTGCGTGATTGAATCTGAAGATCTGGTCATGGAAGTTGCAAAAAAAATGAAAGAAATTACTGACAAATTAGGTATTAACTATATTTTCAAAGCATCTTTTGACAAGGCTAACCGTTCTTCAATTTCATCTTTTCGTGGACCAGGCATAGACAAAGGATTGGAAATTTTAGCGAGAGTTAAAGAAAAATATGGCGTGGCATTGGCGACGGACATTCACGAATCTTGGCAATGTGAAAAAGCTAAAGAAGTTATTGATTTATTGCAAATTCCGGCATTTTTATGCAGACAGACGGATTTACTTGTAGCAGCGGCAGAAACTGGAAAAGCTGTAAATATAAAAAAAGGACAGTTTTTGGCACCTTGGGATATGAAAAATGTCGTAAATAAATTTTGTGAAGTTGGCAATGAAAATATAATGCTTTGTGAAAGAGGAGCGACTTTTGGCTACAACAATTTAGTTGTGGATATGCGAGGACTTTTGGAAATGAGGAAATTTGGATTTCCAGTTGTTTTTGATGCGACACATTCGGTACAAATTCCAGGCGGAAAAGGAGATAGCACAGGCGGAAACAGAGAATATGTCTATCCACTAGCTAGAGCGGCTGTTTCTGTCGGAGTTGACGGAATTTTTGCAGAAGTTCATCCAGATCCTGACAAAGGGCTTTCAGATGGACCAAATATGTTAAAATTAGAAAATGTTGAAGAAATTTTAACAAATTTATTAAAATACGATAAATTAACAAAAGAATTATAA
- the rpsP gene encoding 30S ribosomal protein S16 gives MLKLRLTRLGRKKVPFYRIAAMENLSKRDGKAVAYLGTYNPLAEDDKQVVLKEEEILKYLTNGAQPTDTVRSILTKAGVWEKFQETKKK, from the coding sequence ATGTTAAAATTAAGATTAACTAGATTAGGAAGAAAAAAAGTACCTTTTTATAGAATAGCTGCAATGGAAAATTTATCTAAAAGAGATGGAAAAGCAGTTGCTTATTTAGGAACTTATAATCCGCTTGCTGAAGATGACAAACAAGTTGTTTTAAAAGAAGAAGAAATTTTAAAATATTTAACAAATGGAGCTCAACCAACAGACACAGTAAGAAGTATTTTAACTAAAGCAGGTGTGTGGGAAAAATTCCAAGAAACTAAGAAAAAATAG